A genomic segment from Thermostichus lividus PCC 6715 encodes:
- a CDS encoding PRC-barrel domain-containing protein, producing the protein MTISAQLLQRADLIGTQVITRDTGRKLGVINQVWVDIDQRQVVALGVRNTLFTGEQRFVHLDSISQIGDVILVENDDAVESMNTYNYSTLIDNEIVTETGEILGKVRGFKFDPQTGEITDLILASLGLPWIPAQLISTYELPVEEIVSTGPDRIIVFEGAETRLQQLTVGLLERVGLGAPPWETDEDEYYQPVTPSSNQLPSGARSPVYPPQRSRAEYQDDWENTPRRRRRQSETYDDYDTSYDEEYEYEPVRPRQAKPPAKVIPVDLPESEPQSDPWEEPQPMKLEQRQQEEEYDY; encoded by the coding sequence ATGACCATATCGGCGCAATTGCTGCAACGAGCAGACTTGATCGGCACACAGGTAATCACCCGAGACACCGGTCGTAAACTGGGCGTCATTAACCAAGTTTGGGTGGATATTGATCAGCGGCAAGTGGTCGCCTTGGGTGTGCGCAATACGCTGTTTACCGGCGAGCAACGTTTTGTGCACCTCGACAGCATTAGTCAAATTGGGGATGTCATTCTCGTCGAAAACGACGATGCTGTAGAGTCGATGAATACCTATAACTACAGCACCCTCATTGATAACGAGATTGTTACGGAAACTGGCGAAATTTTGGGTAAGGTACGAGGGTTTAAGTTTGATCCTCAAACTGGGGAAATTACGGATCTAATTTTGGCCTCCCTAGGGCTACCGTGGATTCCAGCCCAACTCATTAGCACCTACGAGTTGCCGGTCGAGGAAATTGTCAGTACAGGCCCCGATCGCATTATTGTCTTTGAAGGGGCAGAAACCCGCCTCCAACAATTGACGGTTGGCCTTCTAGAGCGCGTGGGGCTGGGGGCACCGCCGTGGGAAACCGATGAGGATGAATACTACCAACCGGTGACCCCTAGTAGTAATCAGTTGCCTTCTGGGGCGCGATCGCCAGTGTATCCTCCCCAGCGCAGCCGGGCTGAGTATCAAGATGATTGGGAAAATACCCCCCGCCGTCGCCGTCGTCAATCCGAGACCTATGATGACTACGACACCTCCTACGACGAGGAGTACGAGTATGAACCGGTGCGTCCACGGCAAGCCAAGCCGCCGGCTAAGGTTATCCCTGTTGATTTGCCTGAGTCTGAACCGCAATCAGACCCATGGGAGGAACCCCAGCCCATGAAACTAGAGCAGCGGCAGCAAGAAGAAGAATACGATTATTAG
- a CDS encoding globin family protein: protein MLRQLEKLSLEADGRYATAAELQFLKNYLATAEQRISAYEKIRDAQETIIEQVDQQLCSPNPHIFRKGNQDYTAVCQRDRRSVLRLAAAAMLFADLDALRDGFLLWYRTIIKAFKDEKAARVTYQVLPTVVNQVLGAEEAPLMTPVMALTQSILGE from the coding sequence ATGCTGCGCCAACTTGAAAAACTCAGCCTTGAGGCCGATGGCCGCTATGCTACAGCAGCGGAGCTACAGTTTCTCAAAAACTATCTCGCTACGGCTGAGCAGCGCATTAGTGCCTACGAAAAAATCCGTGATGCCCAGGAGACGATTATTGAGCAGGTGGATCAACAATTGTGCTCCCCAAACCCCCATATTTTCCGCAAAGGGAATCAAGACTATACCGCAGTCTGTCAGCGCGATCGCAGAAGTGTTTTGCGTCTGGCGGCAGCGGCAATGCTTTTTGCCGATTTAGATGCCCTGCGGGATGGGTTCTTGCTCTGGTACCGTACTATTATCAAGGCCTTTAAGGATGAAAAAGCGGCACGGGTGACGTATCAGGTTCTACCGACGGTCGTGAATCAAGTCCTTGGGGCGGAAGAAGCACCGTTGATGACGCCTGTCATGGCCTTAACCCAGTCCATTCTTGGGGAATAG
- a CDS encoding circadian clock KaiB family protein — MTPGQDVVFCRDSTKQGHWHQDLCHALQQLLDLREPPLFLVPCYSAAVDYWFDEEQQLLRVAAEVYPLAWPHRPLLDALFALPDQKTLLWQLVEDPQHPCDRLAIESYRADFPQLWEHHHLVYDLRQASPASSFVPRRTEPDRYVLRLYVASETSAVEHALKNLHTLLSQCLTVPYTLKVVDVTKQPEFAEEDQVTATPTLVRVHPRPVRRLVGHLDDRDRVQRLLTP, encoded by the coding sequence TTGACTCCTGGTCAGGATGTGGTGTTCTGTCGCGATAGCACCAAGCAAGGGCACTGGCACCAAGACCTTTGTCATGCGCTGCAGCAACTCCTCGATCTGCGGGAGCCACCGTTATTTCTCGTCCCCTGCTACAGTGCTGCGGTTGATTACTGGTTTGACGAGGAGCAACAACTGTTACGGGTGGCAGCGGAGGTCTATCCGTTAGCATGGCCGCACCGCCCGCTGCTAGATGCTCTTTTTGCCTTGCCAGATCAAAAAACACTGCTGTGGCAATTGGTGGAGGATCCGCAACATCCGTGCGATCGCCTTGCCATTGAGTCTTATCGTGCCGATTTCCCGCAACTGTGGGAGCATCACCACCTGGTCTATGATTTGCGGCAGGCCTCCCCCGCCAGTAGTTTTGTTCCCCGCCGCACCGAACCAGACCGCTATGTCTTGCGCCTTTACGTGGCAAGTGAAACCAGTGCGGTGGAGCATGCCCTAAAAAATCTCCATACCCTTCTCAGTCAGTGTTTAACGGTTCCCTATACCCTTAAGGTTGTAGATGTTACAAAGCAACCAGAGTTTGCCGAAGAAGATCAGGTGACGGCTACCCCCACATTGGTGCGGGTACACCCTAGACCCGTCCGGCGCTTAGTGGGGCATCTTGACGATCGCGATCGAGTCCAACGACTATTGACACCCTAA
- the mutS gene encoding DNA mismatch repair protein MutS produces the protein MSDSGDRRLPHTEIDAPTLRLGRNPGLQVRHDEVERSLLTPMLQHYADLKDAYPQALLLYRVGDFYETFFQDACTVARELELVLTGKEGGKEVGRVAMAGIPHHALERYCRTLIEKGYAIAICDQVEDPAQAQGLVKREVTHVFTPGTVLDSELLQPRRNNFLAAVILSGHHWGLAYADVSTGEFCTTQGGDRADLVAELNRLQPAEVLIPSEAPDLNRLLRPHEAKEHLPADLPNHWCYTLRSPHDFHAAEARQRLCQRFQVKSLEGFGCEHLTLATRAAGGLLAYLDETHRQQTVPLQNLSTYSLQEYLFLDPQTRRNLELTQTVRDGSFQGSLLWAIDRTTTAMGGRLLRRWLLQPLLDLEQITARHDAIAELMANSGLRQTLHRHLQEIYDLERLAGRAGSGTANPRDLAALRDSFRTLVSLAAALKEVHSPYLCALATVPAEIEQLGETLAAALVEQPPISSTEGGIIRSGAYPDLDQQRLQIEQDQQWILNLEAQERERTGIPTLKVGYTKVSGYYLSVSRAKVSQVPDTYIRKQTLTNEERFITAELKEREARLMGAQSHLFELEYQYFVQLREQVAAHAATIRTLAAAVAAADALLSLAEVALYQGYCRPQMTLDRRLEICAGRHPVVEQLLPAGFFVPNETRLGDKADLMILTGPNASGKSCYLRQVGLIQLLAQMGSYVPATRATLGLCDRIFTRVGAVDDLATGQSTFMVEMNETANILNHAGSQSLVLLDEIGRGTATFDGLAIAWSVAEYLATTLRSRTIFATHYHELNQLASLLPNVANFQVVVKELPEEIIFLHQVKPGGADRSYGIEAGRLAGLPPVVIQRARQVMQQIEKHSKIAVGLRKSPLYDPQTAAVPDQGELPF, from the coding sequence ATGTCTGACAGTGGCGATCGCCGATTACCCCATACTGAAATAGATGCACCGACCCTGCGGCTGGGGCGCAATCCGGGACTACAAGTGCGCCATGATGAAGTTGAGCGTTCGTTGCTGACCCCCATGCTACAGCACTACGCCGATCTGAAGGATGCTTATCCCCAAGCGTTGCTGCTGTACCGCGTCGGTGACTTTTACGAAACGTTTTTTCAGGATGCCTGTACCGTTGCCCGCGAACTAGAACTGGTTCTAACAGGGAAAGAGGGGGGCAAAGAGGTTGGGCGAGTTGCCATGGCGGGGATTCCACACCATGCCCTAGAGCGCTATTGCCGCACCCTCATTGAAAAGGGCTATGCCATTGCCATCTGCGATCAAGTCGAAGATCCGGCGCAAGCCCAAGGACTTGTCAAGCGGGAAGTAACCCATGTGTTTACTCCGGGCACCGTTTTAGATAGCGAATTACTCCAACCCCGCCGCAATAATTTTCTAGCAGCGGTGATTCTCTCAGGCCATCACTGGGGGCTCGCCTATGCTGATGTCTCAACGGGGGAATTTTGTACCACCCAGGGGGGCGATCGCGCCGATTTAGTTGCCGAGCTAAATCGCCTCCAACCCGCAGAAGTCCTGATTCCCAGTGAGGCACCCGACCTCAACCGCCTGCTGCGCCCCCACGAGGCCAAAGAGCACCTGCCAGCAGACTTACCCAACCACTGGTGCTACACCCTGCGATCGCCCCACGACTTTCATGCCGCTGAAGCACGGCAACGCTTGTGTCAGCGCTTTCAGGTGAAGTCCCTTGAAGGCTTTGGCTGCGAGCATCTCACCCTTGCCACCCGTGCCGCTGGTGGGCTACTGGCCTATTTAGACGAAACCCATCGCCAGCAAACCGTCCCCCTGCAAAACCTGAGCACCTATTCCCTACAGGAGTACCTCTTCTTAGATCCGCAAACCCGCCGTAACCTCGAGCTCACCCAAACCGTTCGTGATGGGAGCTTTCAAGGCTCCTTGCTGTGGGCGATTGATCGCACCACGACGGCCATGGGAGGGCGGCTCCTGCGGCGTTGGCTGCTGCAACCCTTACTCGATCTAGAACAGATTACCGCCCGCCATGATGCTATCGCTGAGTTAATGGCCAACAGTGGCCTGCGGCAAACTCTCCACCGCCATCTTCAAGAAATTTACGATCTCGAGCGACTCGCAGGACGGGCTGGCTCTGGAACGGCGAATCCCCGCGATCTGGCAGCGTTGCGGGATTCATTTCGCACCTTAGTGTCCCTTGCGGCGGCTCTGAAGGAGGTACACTCTCCCTACCTGTGTGCCCTAGCAACGGTGCCCGCTGAGATTGAACAGTTAGGGGAAACCCTAGCCGCTGCCCTTGTGGAGCAGCCCCCCATCAGCTCGACTGAGGGAGGAATTATCCGCAGTGGCGCGTATCCCGATCTCGATCAGCAACGCCTGCAAATTGAGCAGGATCAGCAGTGGATTCTCAATCTCGAAGCTCAAGAACGCGAACGCACGGGTATTCCCACCCTCAAAGTGGGCTATACCAAAGTTTCGGGCTACTACCTCAGTGTCTCCCGTGCTAAGGTGAGCCAAGTCCCCGACACCTACATCCGCAAGCAAACCCTCACCAATGAAGAGCGCTTTATTACCGCTGAACTGAAGGAGCGCGAAGCCCGCTTGATGGGGGCGCAAAGCCACCTTTTTGAGCTAGAGTACCAGTACTTTGTGCAGTTGCGTGAGCAGGTTGCCGCCCATGCTGCAACGATTCGAACCCTTGCCGCCGCGGTGGCCGCAGCGGATGCCCTCCTCAGTCTGGCAGAGGTGGCACTGTACCAAGGCTACTGCCGCCCCCAGATGACCCTAGATCGGCGGCTTGAGATTTGCGCGGGTCGTCATCCCGTGGTCGAGCAACTGCTGCCTGCTGGGTTCTTTGTTCCCAATGAGACACGGCTGGGGGATAAGGCAGACTTAATGATCCTGACCGGCCCCAATGCCAGCGGCAAAAGTTGTTATCTGCGGCAAGTCGGACTCATTCAACTGCTGGCGCAAATGGGCAGCTATGTGCCTGCCACCCGCGCCACCCTTGGCCTTTGCGATCGCATCTTTACCCGCGTGGGGGCTGTTGATGATCTGGCGACCGGCCAATCCACCTTTATGGTGGAAATGAACGAAACCGCCAACATTCTTAACCATGCGGGGTCGCAGTCGTTGGTCTTGCTCGATGAAATTGGTCGCGGTACCGCTACGTTTGATGGCTTGGCGATCGCGTGGTCTGTGGCAGAATATTTGGCGACAACGCTGCGATCGCGTACGATTTTTGCCACCCACTACCACGAACTGAATCAACTGGCCTCGCTGTTGCCAAACGTGGCCAACTTCCAAGTGGTGGTGAAGGAACTACCGGAGGAAATTATTTTTCTGCACCAAGTGAAACCTGGTGGTGCCGATCGCTCCTATGGGATCGAAGCAGGGCGTTTAGCGGGCTTGCCTCCCGTCGTAATTCAGCGGGCACGGCAGGTGATGCAACAAATTGAAAAGCACAGCAAAATTGCGGTTGGCTTGCGCAAAAGTCCACTATACGACCCACAGACCGCCGCAGTACCAGATCAAGGAGAACTCCCCTTTTGA
- a CDS encoding globin family protein, with protein sequence MFRQLNHLTVSADGRYARAEELNFLRDYLASVDTRISAYEKIRAEGELMADKIQAKQKAENPHCFHYGQRDHSEICRRDLVDAIRLSASAMLFAELDLMRDNFLLWYRTIVKAFNYETMADSTYGKLLPAMIKQLLTPEEQRVMQPVLALSSSILSK encoded by the coding sequence ATGTTCCGTCAGTTAAATCACTTGACCGTTAGTGCCGATGGCCGTTATGCCCGTGCGGAAGAGTTGAACTTCCTGCGGGATTACCTCGCCTCGGTGGACACCCGCATTAGCGCCTACGAAAAAATTCGTGCGGAAGGCGAGCTGATGGCAGATAAGATTCAAGCTAAGCAAAAGGCTGAAAACCCTCACTGTTTTCACTACGGCCAACGCGACCACAGTGAAATTTGCCGCCGCGATCTGGTAGATGCCATTCGGTTGTCTGCCTCCGCCATGCTCTTTGCCGAACTCGATCTGATGCGGGACAACTTCCTGCTGTGGTACCGTACCATCGTCAAAGCCTTTAACTACGAGACCATGGCCGATTCTACCTACGGCAAACTGCTGCCCGCGATGATTAAGCAGCTTCTCACACCAGAAGAACAGCGGGTGATGCAGCCCGTTCTTGCCCTTAGTAGTTCAATTTTGTCAAAATAG
- a CDS encoding YqiA/YcfP family alpha/beta fold hydrolase: protein MQYIYLHGFASSPRSSKAQYFSDRFRELGLSLLTPDLNQGDFFHLSLSRQIQQVISLLRQDELVTLIGSSFGGLTAAWVAQRCPQVKQLFLLAPAFEFAAQWLPRLGSQLHQWQRTGSLAVYHYTEQRWLPLSYGFVEDLQTYDDAALQRPVPTLIFHGTADDVISVAASRHYNEGRPWVSRVELDSDHTLTNAQEAIWGMMYPLIYQQLQVVS, encoded by the coding sequence ATGCAATATATTTATCTGCATGGGTTTGCCTCGTCACCTCGCTCTAGTAAAGCACAGTACTTTAGCGATCGCTTCCGGGAGCTGGGGCTGTCCCTGCTCACGCCCGACTTGAATCAGGGGGATTTTTTTCACCTGAGCCTGAGTCGTCAAATTCAGCAGGTGATCTCTCTGCTGCGGCAGGACGAACTAGTAACGCTGATTGGTTCTAGTTTTGGTGGCTTGACGGCGGCATGGGTGGCGCAACGCTGCCCCCAAGTCAAGCAGTTATTTTTGCTGGCGCCGGCCTTTGAGTTTGCGGCGCAGTGGCTACCACGTCTGGGGTCTCAGCTTCACCAGTGGCAGCGTACTGGCTCGTTGGCGGTCTATCATTACACTGAACAGCGGTGGCTGCCCTTGAGCTATGGGTTTGTCGAAGATCTGCAAACCTATGATGACGCAGCCTTACAACGTCCGGTACCAACGCTCATTTTCCACGGCACTGCGGATGATGTCATTTCAGTGGCGGCCAGTCGCCACTACAATGAAGGGCGGCCTTGGGTGAGCCGTGTCGAACTTGACAGTGACCATACCCTCACGAATGCCCAAGAGGCGATTTGGGGAATGATGTATCCTTTGATTTATCAGCAGTTACAGGTTGTGTCCTAA
- a CDS encoding Stp1/IreP family PP2C-type Ser/Thr phosphatase — protein MDVAGLTDCGLIRKSNQDAFYIDEKNHRFFIVADGMGGHAGGEEASRLAVEHIYQYLDAHLQELEYDPVTLLRQAFLAANEAIVEQQQQNAGRADMGTTAVVVLLDDSRDGAWCAHVGDSRIYRWRRDELRQITQDHTWIAQAVQLGSLTLEQARQHPWRHVLSQCLGREDLSQIDIQPIDLEPGDRLLLCTDGLTEELTDDVISIYLSEPNVEKAAAALVHAAKNHGGRDNVTVVVVGI, from the coding sequence ATGGACGTTGCTGGCTTAACAGACTGTGGTCTCATTCGTAAAAGTAATCAAGATGCTTTTTACATTGACGAAAAGAATCATCGTTTTTTCATTGTTGCTGATGGAATGGGAGGACACGCAGGCGGAGAAGAGGCTAGCCGTCTAGCGGTAGAGCACATTTATCAGTATTTAGACGCTCACTTGCAAGAGTTAGAGTACGACCCAGTCACGCTGTTGCGTCAAGCCTTTCTGGCCGCCAATGAGGCCATTGTGGAACAGCAGCAGCAAAATGCTGGTCGTGCGGATATGGGCACTACGGCAGTTGTGGTGTTGTTAGATGACAGTCGGGATGGGGCATGGTGTGCCCACGTAGGGGATTCACGCATTTACCGCTGGCGTAGGGATGAACTGCGCCAAATTACCCAAGATCACACCTGGATTGCCCAAGCAGTACAGTTGGGCAGCTTAACCCTTGAGCAGGCACGGCAGCATCCATGGCGGCATGTGCTCTCCCAGTGTTTGGGACGGGAAGATTTAAGCCAAATTGATATTCAACCCATTGATCTGGAGCCGGGCGATCGCCTGCTGCTGTGTACCGATGGTCTCACCGAAGAACTCACCGATGACGTGATTAGTATTTACCTCAGCGAGCCAAATGTGGAAAAAGCGGCCGCGGCGCTGGTCCATGCCGCTAAAAACCATGGTGGCCGTGACAATGTGACCGTTGTGGTCGTCGGAATTTAG
- a CDS encoding MFS transporter, with the protein MKLPPPLRHTLLKVLLAGLLFWSSIAALLPTLPLYIAAQGGSPHQVGIVMGAFAVGLIVSRSWLGPLADNRGRKITLLIGLAVAAIAPLFYMVSHNVPLLIAVRLLHGVSIAGFTTGYMALVTDIAPPRHRGEIIGYTSLVHPIGVAVGPSLGSWLQHAYGDNWVFVVASALATLGIIAAAGVRPVALTSEGIATDNHSKPLFWRLLLSERLRIPTLVMLSVGLTFGTIATFIPLFIAAERIDLSAGVFYTAAAIASFMGRVATGSASDRWGRGIFISSSLVCYVVSMVLLAQAETPLDLLWAAILEGLAGGVLIPMVAALMADRSHPNERGRVLSLSLGGFDLGMALAGPLLGVLIVPLGYRILFRMAAGFSLLGLTVFLTASSKNIPDSLRFALGMGRDRYAL; encoded by the coding sequence ATGAAGTTACCCCCACCGCTGCGGCATACCCTCCTGAAGGTCTTGCTAGCGGGGCTGTTATTTTGGTCGAGCATTGCAGCACTGCTGCCGACACTGCCCCTATACATTGCTGCCCAAGGAGGCAGCCCCCACCAAGTGGGGATTGTCATGGGTGCCTTTGCTGTTGGCTTAATCGTTTCTCGGTCGTGGCTAGGCCCATTGGCGGACAACCGCGGGCGCAAAATTACGCTCTTGATTGGCTTGGCGGTAGCGGCGATCGCCCCCCTTTTTTACATGGTCAGTCATAATGTGCCCCTCCTGATTGCGGTGCGCCTCCTGCATGGTGTAAGCATCGCAGGCTTTACCACAGGTTACATGGCGCTCGTGACCGATATTGCCCCACCTCGCCATCGCGGGGAAATCATTGGTTACACCAGCTTAGTCCATCCCATTGGGGTGGCCGTGGGGCCGAGTTTGGGCAGTTGGCTTCAGCACGCCTATGGCGATAACTGGGTCTTTGTCGTGGCCAGCGCCTTAGCGACCTTGGGAATCATTGCGGCGGCGGGGGTTCGCCCCGTTGCCCTAACCTCAGAGGGGATCGCTACTGATAACCATTCCAAACCCCTATTTTGGCGACTCTTGCTCTCAGAGCGGTTGCGGATTCCCACCCTAGTGATGCTCAGCGTGGGTCTCACCTTCGGCACGATTGCCACCTTTATTCCCCTCTTTATTGCTGCCGAACGGATCGATCTCTCTGCTGGCGTGTTCTACACCGCCGCGGCGATCGCCAGCTTTATGGGGCGGGTGGCCACCGGCTCAGCCTCCGATCGCTGGGGACGCGGCATTTTCATCTCCAGTAGTCTGGTGTGTTACGTCGTGTCTATGGTGTTACTGGCCCAAGCCGAAACACCCTTAGACCTTTTGTGGGCAGCCATCCTTGAAGGATTAGCCGGTGGCGTACTCATTCCCATGGTGGCGGCCTTAATGGCCGATCGCTCCCATCCTAACGAGCGGGGACGAGTCCTCAGCCTTAGCCTCGGCGGGTTTGACCTAGGGATGGCCTTGGCAGGACCGCTGCTCGGGGTCTTAATTGTGCCCCTCGGCTACCGCATTCTCTTTCGCATGGCCGCAGGGTTTAGTTTGCTAGGGCTAACCGTCTTTTTAACCGCTAGCAGCAAAAATATACCGGATTCCCTACGCTTTGCCCTCGGCATGGGGCGCGATCGCTATGCCCTCTAG